The Streptomyces sp. V4I8 genome includes the window CACCCCCCTGGTCCCCGCCCTCCAGGCCGCCCTCCTCCCCGCCCCCAGCCCCGCCGCCCCCCAGCCCTACGGCGCCCAGCCGCCCGGTGGTTACGGCTACCCGGGTGCCCAGCAGCCGCAGCAGCCGTACGGTGGTCAGCCGCAGGCCGGGCAGCCCTTCGGGGGTCAGCCGCAGGCGCCGCAGGCACCGCAGGCTCCGGCCGCGGACTTCTCCCCGTTCTGGTTCGCGGTCCCCGTGGCGCGCCCCCTCTTCGCGGAGGACGGTTCGCCCACGCCGATCGCCGAACTCGCGCCGGGCACCTGGTACCTGGCCGTCGAGCAGCGTGGCGCGGCCCTGGTGGCGCAGACGCAGGACGGCCGCCGTGGTGTCCTTCAGGACACGTCGGGTATCCAGCGCGGCTGAACCGCGGCAACCGTAAGACCCCGTACGACGGCCCCTCACCCTTCCCGGTGAGGGGCCGTCGTCGTACAGTCGCAAGCCCAATGCATAACTGACGGGCTGTCAGGAGGCGGACATGCGGCTCGGGCTCGCACTCGGTTACTGGGGCCGCGGCCCCTCCGCGGACCATGTGCCCCTCGCTCAGGAGGCCGAGCGGCTGGGCTACGACTCCGTGTGGACCGCCGAGTCCTGGGGGTCCGACGCGTTCACGCCGCTCACGTGGATCGCCGCGCAGACGTCAAGGATCAAGCTGGGTACGGCGGTTGCGCAGATGGCCGCCCGTTCCCCGACCACCACCGCCATGCACGCTCTCACGCTCGATCATCTCTCCGGCGGGCGCATGATGCTGGGGCTGGGGCTGTCGGGGCCGCAGGTGGTGGAGGGGTGGTACGGGCGGCCGTTCCCGAAGTCGCCGCTCACCGCCACCAGGGAGTACGTGGACGTAGTACGGCAAGTCCTCAAGCGTCAGGCGCCCGTCGAGCTCGACGGGCGTTTTCACGCCCATCCGTACCGCGGCCCGGACGCCGCCGGCATCGGGAAGGCGCTGAAGCCGATCACCCATCCCCTCCGCGCCGACCTTCCCGTCCTGCTCGGTGCCGAGGGCCCGAAGAACGTCGCGCAGACCGTCCGGATCGCCGACGGCTGGCTGCCGTTGTACTGGTCGCCGAGCAGGCCCGACGTCTACGGGGACGCCGTACGCGACCTCCCGCAGGGCTTCCTCGTCGCCCCCATGGCCCGCGTCCAGGTCTGCGACGACGTCTCCGAGGGCCTCCTCCCCGTCAAGGTCATGCTGGGGTTCTACATCGGCGGCATGGGGCACGCGGCCCGTAACTTCCACGCCGACCTGATGGCGCGCATGGGGTACGAGGAGGAGGCTCGGCGGATTCAGGAGCTGTTCCTCAGCGGGCGCAAGGAAGAGGCCGTCCTCGCCGTCCCGGACGCTTTCGCCGACGAGATCTCCCTCGTCGGCCCGCGTGAACGCATCGCCGAGCGGCTGGAGTTGTGGCGGAAGGGACCGGTGACCGATCTGCTCGCCCTGTCCCCCGACCGGAACACCCTGCGCGTGCTCGCCGAGCTCAACTCATAGGCCGGCACGGCGGGTTTCATCCGGGATTCAGGGGCTACCCGAGGGGCATGTCCCCTCGATATCGCAACGGTGCCAATCAGGCCGGCACGGTCATAGCGATCGTCGCCGATGTCATGGCCCTCGTCCTGGGCCTCTGGATCCTGATGTACCTGCTGGACGCCAACCGGGCGAACGACTTCGTGCAGTTCGTGCACGACGTGGCCCGCTGGCTGGCGGGATGGTCGCACGACCTGTTCACGTTCGACGAGGAGTGGGCGAGGGTCGTGGCGGGCTACGGCTTGGCGGCGGTCGTGTACCTGTTCGTGGGCCACGCCATAGCCAATCGAGTCCACCGCCACTGAAACCCCTTCAGGGGCGCGAGCAGCCACGACGAACCCCGCAGCGGCCACACCACTCAGGCCACCCGAGTTCTCAGGCGCAACAATCCGGGTCCAGCCCCATGGGCAGTCGGTCCCCGCCGAACACCGCACAGGTCGCCTCATGCCCACCCAGCGCCGCGACTGCGAGGAGAACCGACCCCGCCGTCCAGGTCGTGAGTTCCCGAGGCCAGATCGCGTCGTCCTCGAACACGTACCCGGTCCAATACAGACCGCTGTCCGCGTCCCGCAGATGCTGAATGGACTGGAGGATGTCCAGCGCCCGGTCGGACTCGCCCATCGCCCACAGGGCCAGGGCGAGTTCGGCCGACTCACCGCCCGTCACCCACGGGTTGGGCACGACGCACCGCACCCCGAGCCCGGGGACGACGAAGCGGTCCCAGCCTTCCTCCATCCGGGACTTGGCCTCGGTGCCCGTCAACGCCCCGCCCAGCACCGGGTAGTACCAGTCCATGGAGTAGCGGTCCTTGTCCAGGAACCGCTCCGGATGCCGGCGGATCGCGTGCCGCAACGCCCCCGCCGCCAACTCCCAGTCCGGCTGCGCCTCTTCCCGCTGCTCGGCGATGGCGAGCGCGCACCGCAGGGCGTGGTGGATCGACGACGAGCCCGTCAGCAGCGCGTCCTTCGTCGCCGTGCCGTCCGCGTCACGCCGCCAGCCGATCTGCCCGCCCGGCTGCTGGAGCCGGAGGACGAACTCGATCGCCGCGTAGACGGACGGCCACATCCGGTCCAGGAAGGTGTCGTCGCCGGTGGAGAGGTAGTGGTGCCAGACGCCTACGGCTATGTAGGCGACGAAGTTGGTCTCGCGGCCGGTGTCGGTGACGTCGTCGTACGCGCCGTCCGCGTAGGCGGCGTACCAGGAGCCGTCGTCGTTCTGGTGGGTCCCCAGCCAGGTGTAGGCCCGCTCGGCGGCCTCGTGCTCACCGGCCGTGTCCAGGGCCATCGCCGCCTCGACGTGGTCCCACGGGTCGAGGTGATGCCCGCGGAACCAGGGGATCGCACCGTCCTCCCGCTGGACCGCGAGAATGCCGGCCACGGTCGCGGCGGCCTGCTCGGCGGTGAGGACCCCGGGCAGGACGAGGTGTTCTGTCCGGGGAGTGGTCACTTGGCGTCCACCCGGGGCAGGTGGGGCTTGGTCGCGTACGCCACGAAGCTCTTGCCGATCAGCGGGTTCAGTGCCTGTTCGGCGACCCGGGTGGCCAGCGGTTTCTTCATGATGTCCCAGACCAGCAGCTTGTGGTACGCCCGCACCGGCAGCGCCTTGTCGTTGTCGACGCCGAACGCGCACTTCAGCCACCAGTACGGGGAGTGCAGGGCGTGCGCGTGATGGGTGCCGTACGGCTTCAGCCCCGCCTCGCGGATCTTCGCCAGCAGTTCGTCCGCCTTGTAGA containing:
- a CDS encoding DUF5336 domain-containing protein, whose translation is MNIRSLTRGDGVVIGAAVLLFIASFLDIVSCSGEFCSSVDIPNAWDNLGLGLGSYMGGVIGAGLIVSARLLPQPRKVAGLDLGTVGTALTVSAAWVLLWSLIDASESGVGLILGFIAALVLAAGAIATPLVPALQAALLPAPSPAAPQPYGAQPPGGYGYPGAQQPQQPYGGQPQAGQPFGGQPQAPQAPQAPAADFSPFWFAVPVARPLFAEDGSPTPIAELAPGTWYLAVEQRGAALVAQTQDGRRGVLQDTSGIQRG
- a CDS encoding LLM class F420-dependent oxidoreductase: MRLGLALGYWGRGPSADHVPLAQEAERLGYDSVWTAESWGSDAFTPLTWIAAQTSRIKLGTAVAQMAARSPTTTAMHALTLDHLSGGRMMLGLGLSGPQVVEGWYGRPFPKSPLTATREYVDVVRQVLKRQAPVELDGRFHAHPYRGPDAAGIGKALKPITHPLRADLPVLLGAEGPKNVAQTVRIADGWLPLYWSPSRPDVYGDAVRDLPQGFLVAPMARVQVCDDVSEGLLPVKVMLGFYIGGMGHAARNFHADLMARMGYEEEARRIQELFLSGRKEEAVLAVPDAFADEISLVGPRERIAERLELWRKGPVTDLLALSPDRNTLRVLAELNS
- a CDS encoding prenyltransferase/squalene oxidase repeat-containing protein codes for the protein MTTPRTEHLVLPGVLTAEQAAATVAGILAVQREDGAIPWFRGHHLDPWDHVEAAMALDTAGEHEAAERAYTWLGTHQNDDGSWYAAYADGAYDDVTDTGRETNFVAYIAVGVWHHYLSTGDDTFLDRMWPSVYAAIEFVLRLQQPGGQIGWRRDADGTATKDALLTGSSSIHHALRCALAIAEQREEAQPDWELAAGALRHAIRRHPERFLDKDRYSMDWYYPVLGGALTGTEAKSRMEEGWDRFVVPGLGVRCVVPNPWVTGGESAELALALWAMGESDRALDILQSIQHLRDADSGLYWTGYVFEDDAIWPRELTTWTAGSVLLAVAALGGHEATCAVFGGDRLPMGLDPDCCA